In one Chitinophaga sancti genomic region, the following are encoded:
- a CDS encoding LytR/AlgR family response regulator transcription factor, with product MYKTIIIEDEHRIREALSIMLEMVAPDLVQIIGYAENVENAKKLIERLKPDLVFMDIMLADGTAFEVLHRLSYRNFHLIFTTAYEQHAVRAFKYSAIDYLLKPIDPQELKMAIDRIADLQERVMADKQLIELQHNLSKTPDKIILPTQEAMYVVKLDQIIRCETSGSYTKFYITDSREIVVSRPMKGYEEILTEPEFFRIHQSHLININFIESYSREGIVKMNDKTEVPIARAKKDVFFKLMKEGL from the coding sequence ATGTACAAAACCATCATTATTGAAGACGAACATCGCATCAGGGAAGCACTTTCCATTATGCTGGAAATGGTAGCCCCCGACCTTGTTCAGATCATTGGCTATGCAGAGAATGTAGAGAATGCAAAAAAGCTGATAGAACGGCTGAAGCCAGATCTCGTATTTATGGATATTATGCTCGCTGACGGTACGGCATTCGAAGTATTACATCGCCTCAGCTATCGCAATTTCCATCTTATTTTTACAACAGCCTATGAACAACATGCTGTTCGTGCATTCAAGTATAGTGCAATTGATTATTTGCTGAAACCAATAGATCCACAGGAACTTAAGATGGCGATTGACCGTATTGCGGATCTGCAGGAGAGGGTGATGGCAGACAAACAGCTCATTGAATTACAGCACAATCTGTCGAAAACACCGGACAAGATCATATTACCCACACAGGAAGCGATGTATGTGGTGAAACTGGACCAGATCATCCGCTGTGAAACTTCCGGTTCTTATACGAAGTTCTATATTACAGACAGCAGGGAGATCGTTGTATCCCGGCCCATGAAGGGTTATGAAGAAATACTCACTGAGCCTGAGTTCTTTAGAATTCATCAATCCCATCTTATCAATATTAATTTTATAGAAAGTTATTCCAGGGAGGGCATCGTAAAAATGAATGACAAAACAGAAGTACCTATTGCAAGGGCCAAAAAAGATGTATTTTTCAAATTGATGAAAGAAGGATTGTAA
- a CDS encoding DUF4870 domain-containing protein: MNQKTLSILSYVTIIGWVIAYIKGKELQPKSELVTYHLKQGLGFFILTIVVNIILSVVTHIIPALSMLSYLSLILFVLWVFGIINAVNEQKKPIPLIGAMFENKFSFLV, translated from the coding sequence ATGAACCAAAAAACACTTTCTATCCTAAGTTATGTAACAATCATTGGTTGGGTTATCGCCTATATTAAAGGCAAAGAACTACAACCTAAAAGTGAGCTGGTTACTTATCACCTGAAACAGGGTTTAGGATTCTTTATTCTTACGATTGTCGTGAATATCATTTTGTCAGTTGTGACACATATAATACCTGCACTTAGCATGCTTAGCTATCTATCTTTGATCCTGTTTGTCTTGTGGGTGTTTGGGATTATCAATGCAGTAAATGAGCAGAAGAAACCCATACCCTTAATCGGAGCAATGTTCGAGAACAAGTTTAGCTTTTTAGTCTAA
- a CDS encoding glycoside hydrolase family 2 protein: MKTKYYLLLLLFHGLFFQNIVAQTAKLPTQWTNAAMSATVPFPEYPRPQLVRKDWLCLNGKWDYIGGKNVASALNPAKPINFSNKTEQILVPYCPESVLSGIERNQEINMWYRRTFEIPVTWKGKQVIINFDAVDHDATVFVNGAKAGSHAGGYSSFHINITSLLKAGTNTIVVAAHDPNDGRTPSGKNGPRGDYTFTSGIWQSVWLEPVGEHYIRNIRLLPDLANNRLELFVDGDNAQVKAIAMEGSSVVSSITGGTGTKLYLPIKEPKLWSPDNPFLYDLRITLSDSKGHITDEISSYFGMRDIKPGKLNGVNRPLLNNKFVMQVGLLDQGYWPDGVLTAPTEAALKFDIEFTKKAGFNLIRKHMKTEPKRFYYWADKLGLLVWQDMPAIWYQHEDTANARSTYRKELVAIMDDLYNSPSIITWVPFNENWGAFDVKEMTDWVKQLDPSRLVNGNSGFNNNPGYQKAEGDPGNGDFVDTHIYVGPYGASEPDDKRAASLGEFGGVGLFVRGHMWPVENNAYAYEPTKDRLTDRYILLMDQVEQLMRYKGLSVAIYTQTTDVEHEVNGMLTYDREVEKMNMEMVKDVNEAIIKAGNELNK; encoded by the coding sequence ATGAAAACAAAGTACTATCTGCTTTTGCTATTATTCCACGGTCTCTTCTTTCAAAATATTGTAGCCCAGACCGCCAAACTACCTACCCAATGGACAAACGCTGCCATGTCAGCCACGGTTCCTTTTCCTGAATATCCACGACCACAACTGGTGCGAAAAGACTGGCTGTGTTTAAATGGTAAATGGGATTACATAGGAGGTAAAAATGTGGCCAGCGCCCTGAACCCGGCGAAGCCAATTAATTTTAGTAATAAAACGGAGCAAATCCTGGTGCCTTATTGTCCGGAGTCTGTGCTTTCAGGCATTGAGCGGAACCAGGAAATCAATATGTGGTACCGTCGTACATTTGAAATTCCTGTTACCTGGAAAGGGAAACAGGTAATTATCAATTTCGATGCGGTGGACCATGATGCGACCGTATTTGTAAATGGAGCAAAAGCCGGATCGCATGCCGGTGGTTACAGCTCCTTTCATATCAATATTACCAGCTTACTGAAAGCCGGCACGAATACAATTGTAGTGGCCGCACATGACCCTAATGACGGAAGAACGCCTTCCGGAAAAAATGGACCTCGTGGTGATTATACTTTTACTTCAGGTATCTGGCAGAGCGTATGGCTGGAGCCGGTAGGCGAACATTATATCAGGAACATCCGCCTGTTGCCAGACCTGGCCAATAACAGGCTGGAATTATTTGTGGATGGAGATAATGCACAGGTAAAAGCCATTGCAATGGAGGGTTCCAGTGTCGTATCTTCCATCACCGGTGGCACAGGAACGAAATTATACCTGCCTATAAAGGAGCCCAAATTATGGTCTCCGGATAATCCATTTTTATATGATCTGCGCATCACCCTGAGTGACAGCAAGGGTCATATCACGGATGAGATCAGCAGTTATTTTGGCATGCGGGATATAAAACCCGGGAAATTAAATGGTGTAAATAGACCGCTGTTGAATAATAAATTCGTGATGCAGGTGGGATTACTGGATCAGGGATACTGGCCGGATGGTGTACTGACAGCACCGACTGAAGCAGCGCTGAAGTTTGATATAGAATTTACGAAAAAAGCCGGCTTCAATTTAATCAGGAAGCATATGAAAACGGAGCCTAAGCGGTTCTATTACTGGGCAGATAAGCTCGGCCTGTTAGTGTGGCAGGATATGCCGGCTATCTGGTATCAGCATGAAGATACGGCTAATGCGAGAAGTACTTACAGAAAGGAGTTGGTGGCTATAATGGATGACTTGTATAATTCACCCTCAATTATTACCTGGGTACCTTTCAATGAAAACTGGGGCGCTTTTGATGTGAAGGAGATGACGGATTGGGTGAAGCAGCTTGATCCATCAAGGCTGGTGAATGGCAACTCTGGTTTTAATAATAATCCTGGTTATCAAAAAGCGGAAGGCGATCCGGGTAATGGGGATTTTGTGGATACGCATATTTATGTCGGTCCTTATGGGGCATCTGAACCGGATGATAAAAGAGCGGCATCACTGGGTGAGTTTGGCGGTGTTGGTTTATTTGTACGCGGGCATATGTGGCCGGTGGAGAATAATGCGTATGCTTATGAGCCTACAAAAGACAGGCTAACGGACAGGTATATATTATTGATGGACCAGGTAGAACAGCTGATGCGGTATAAAGGCTTAAGTGTTGCGATCTATACACAGACCACAGATGTGGAACATGAGGTGAATGGTATGTTGACATATGACAGGGAGGTAGAAAAGATGAATATGGAAATGGTGAAGGATGTAAATGAGGCGATCATTAAGGCGGGAAATGAATTGAATAAATAG
- a CDS encoding ExbD/TolR family protein produces the protein MARAKLARKSTSVDMTAMCDVVFLLLNFFIMTTTFKPDEPVAIVTPSSINTALLPDADVILISIDKTGRVFFDLQGQPQRQKLIQDLNDQFKLGLSETQMANFIMGASVGTDFQHLKEYLSLKSNQRKGAPMEKGIPTDSSNNELVSWIEYGRAAQTSNIKQLKYCIKADNETPYPVIKRVLETFKSKNIQRVNLVTNLEAAPEGTAAAQK, from the coding sequence ATGGCCAGAGCTAAATTAGCAAGGAAATCTACATCAGTTGATATGACTGCAATGTGCGATGTGGTGTTCCTGCTCCTGAATTTCTTTATCATGACAACCACCTTCAAACCGGATGAACCGGTTGCGATCGTTACACCATCCTCAATAAATACCGCCCTGCTACCTGATGCAGATGTGATCTTAATTAGTATCGATAAAACCGGGCGCGTGTTTTTTGATCTGCAGGGGCAACCGCAAAGACAGAAACTAATTCAGGATCTGAACGATCAGTTTAAACTGGGCTTGTCAGAAACGCAGATGGCTAACTTTATTATGGGGGCCTCTGTGGGAACTGATTTTCAGCACCTGAAAGAATATCTTTCCCTGAAGTCTAATCAAAGAAAAGGAGCACCTATGGAAAAAGGGATCCCAACAGATTCCTCTAATAATGAGCTGGTATCCTGGATTGAATATGGCCGTGCTGCGCAGACCAGCAATATCAAACAATTGAAATATTGCATCAAGGCTGATAATGAAACACCATACCCGGTCATAAAAAGAGTGCTTGAAACATTTAAGTCAAAAAATATTCAGCGTGTGAACCTGGTAACAAACCTGGAAGCCGCCCCCGAAGGAACAGCTGCTGCTCAGAAATAA
- a CDS encoding AraC family transcriptional regulator: MKAIRVYTIEEIMLAAESKHGKEFNIFNNENLRIEPEISIPFRLDHYTIILVTSGNLRMRLNLVEYDVPANAIVIFAPNVITEFLTDFRKCAFTAVNFSMTLLTEAALNRKYMDGFGVYTRQHMPVHTLLPEEVQTFKAIMDQLSIKNNLPKDHPFIGELLLNLFKVLFFEIASVIQKKFAGKQIQLNSKEVLVKKFYSELTQHFRKRREVDFYAEILNVTPKYLTKCVRDILGKSTSEVITQMVIVEAKIMLSNLSDPISKIAEELAFSDQFFFSKFFKRATGISPSEYRSLLWT; encoded by the coding sequence ATGAAAGCGATCAGGGTATATACGATAGAGGAAATCATGCTTGCCGCCGAAAGCAAACACGGAAAGGAATTTAATATTTTCAATAATGAGAATCTCCGGATAGAACCGGAAATCTCCATTCCCTTTCGCCTGGATCACTATACAATCATCCTCGTTACCAGTGGCAACCTGCGCATGCGCTTAAACCTTGTCGAATACGATGTTCCTGCCAATGCTATCGTCATCTTTGCCCCGAATGTAATCACAGAATTCCTGACCGACTTCCGGAAATGTGCATTTACCGCCGTTAATTTTAGCATGACCCTGCTCACAGAAGCCGCATTAAATAGAAAATACATGGATGGATTTGGCGTATATACCCGGCAGCATATGCCGGTTCATACCCTTCTCCCCGAGGAAGTCCAGACTTTTAAAGCCATCATGGACCAACTCTCCATTAAAAACAATCTACCCAAAGACCACCCCTTCATTGGAGAGCTGTTACTGAACCTGTTCAAAGTGCTCTTCTTCGAAATTGCTTCCGTTATACAGAAAAAATTCGCGGGTAAACAGATCCAGTTAAACAGCAAAGAAGTCCTGGTGAAAAAGTTCTATTCAGAACTGACACAACATTTCAGAAAAAGGAGAGAAGTGGATTTTTATGCCGAAATCCTAAACGTCACGCCTAAATACCTTACCAAATGTGTCAGGGATATTTTGGGAAAATCTACCAGTGAAGTCATCACCCAAATGGTTATTGTAGAAGCCAAGATCATGTTAAGTAATCTCTCTGACCCGATCAGTAAAATAGCCGAAGAACTTGCATTCAGCGACCAGTTCTTCTTTAGTAAATTCTTCAAACGAGCCACAGGTATAAGCCCCAGCGAGTATAGAAGCCTGTTATGGACCTGA
- a CDS encoding Arm DNA-binding domain-containing protein, whose protein sequence is MKGAIFNRFTSTFMNFKQNLTILFFLVRNKKSKDGKIPIYVRVTIDGLNEKFSSGCKVLDENWDPKKLALPTDPSHKQTNKTLGQIKADLERHFDLIQAKSGLATPTLVIESYKTPLNGQKLKDEKVKNLAFSPKLDDLIDNYIKFSEKKRKAYEFDQVPSPERKILFENQESVLQKELDKISTEANFYRCYRQG, encoded by the coding sequence TTGAAAGGGGCAATCTTTAATCGATTCACATCAACATTTATGAATTTTAAGCAAAATTTGACCATTCTCTTCTTTTTAGTCAGAAACAAAAAATCAAAAGATGGCAAAATCCCGATATACGTCCGTGTAACAATTGACGGTCTGAATGAAAAATTCTCCTCCGGCTGTAAAGTCCTGGACGAGAACTGGGATCCCAAAAAACTCGCCCTCCCCACAGACCCATCCCACAAACAAACCAACAAAACGCTCGGCCAGATCAAAGCAGACCTCGAGCGTCATTTCGACCTCATCCAGGCAAAATCCGGCCTTGCCACCCCCACCTTAGTCATTGAGTCTTATAAAACACCGCTCAATGGGCAAAAATTGAAAGATGAGAAAGTCAAAAACCTCGCTTTTAGCCCAAAGCTGGATGATTTAATCGATAATTACATCAAATTTTCCGAAAAAAAGAGGAAAGCTTATGAATTTGACCAGGTTCCTTCTCCGGAAAGGAAAATACTGTTCGAAAATCAGGAATCAGTTCTGCAAAAGGAGTTAGACAAGATATCTACTGAGGCAAATTTCTATAGGTGTTACAGACAAGGATAA
- a CDS encoding AAA family ATPase yields MKLILKKLTLHNFKGILDMSLDFVHKTKISGANESGKSTIVTAFYWLLTGKDEFDRKDYEIKNTYKKELNRQSHEVEGVFSVDGREVTLKRVYLEDWQRPKGQSREVFKGHYTDFYVNGVKCATATEYQQKVEEIIPANILKMVTNPLFFNTLSWQDQRRGLLALAGEITTDEIIGSIASADNDFSTLLMVLNSGKKLEDYKKELAAKKNTLKKSAIEFPARIDEAMRRTPEAHDWVVLQSDIDKRTNRIKEIELVLMDSSKALTERQKGITAKSNQLFSKKQDAEKIRSKVHTDLLTQQSKGGLEITGLKNQISAAERNIQFRKDEVVRKERDIENWQKDIEQLDIQIKARKDGWDDYNSKTFSFDESSCTCPTCKQSLPADDIANKRIELQANFNNEVLSGKKKMVEEANSLKQRRAELVKGQEDARSWIDEVLSNVNDEMAKLSTLQAELSQLEEQERNKGTFDINTAVEAKLNLNGDYLNLKDEITSLEEEIKADTAALGTTQDLTAEKEEKARLQVEIFDLSKKLALRDTIAKATARVEELKKDEEATAQEIANIERQEFEVDSYSRAKMDILENRVNGKFKYVSFRLFDRQVNGGEADTCVCEYKGVPYPTLNTAAKMMAGLDVINTFSSHYQVFAPVFCDNRESVTIIPEIESQTISLFVSPADQSIRIEAA; encoded by the coding sequence ATGAAACTGATTCTTAAGAAACTGACGCTCCACAACTTCAAAGGCATACTGGATATGTCTCTCGACTTTGTTCATAAGACTAAAATATCCGGTGCAAATGAATCCGGGAAGTCAACCATAGTAACAGCATTCTACTGGCTGCTTACAGGTAAGGACGAATTCGATCGTAAAGACTATGAGATCAAGAACACCTATAAAAAGGAATTGAATCGTCAATCTCATGAAGTAGAGGGCGTATTCTCAGTAGACGGAAGGGAGGTAACCCTTAAGCGCGTCTACCTGGAAGACTGGCAGAGACCGAAGGGCCAAAGCCGTGAGGTTTTCAAAGGTCATTACACCGATTTCTACGTAAATGGTGTTAAGTGTGCCACAGCCACAGAGTATCAGCAGAAGGTTGAAGAGATTATCCCCGCAAACATATTGAAGATGGTAACCAACCCTCTTTTCTTCAACACTTTGTCCTGGCAGGACCAGCGTCGTGGATTATTGGCACTGGCCGGTGAGATAACCACCGATGAGATTATCGGGTCTATTGCCAGCGCAGACAATGATTTTTCTACGCTGTTGATGGTTCTCAACTCAGGGAAGAAGCTGGAAGATTATAAGAAGGAACTGGCAGCTAAGAAGAACACTCTGAAAAAATCTGCCATTGAATTCCCTGCTCGTATTGATGAAGCCATGCGCCGCACACCAGAGGCTCATGACTGGGTAGTGTTGCAGTCTGATATTGATAAACGCACCAACAGAATCAAGGAAATTGAGCTCGTCCTGATGGATTCTTCCAAAGCTCTTACTGAGCGCCAGAAGGGTATCACAGCAAAAAGCAATCAGCTATTTTCGAAAAAGCAGGACGCTGAGAAGATCCGCTCTAAAGTACATACTGACCTACTTACTCAGCAAAGTAAGGGTGGCCTGGAAATTACTGGGCTTAAAAACCAGATATCAGCAGCTGAAAGGAACATCCAATTCCGCAAGGACGAAGTTGTAAGAAAGGAGCGAGACATTGAAAACTGGCAGAAGGATATTGAGCAGCTGGATATACAGATCAAAGCGAGAAAGGACGGATGGGATGACTATAACTCAAAGACCTTTTCTTTTGATGAATCCAGCTGTACCTGTCCTACCTGCAAACAGTCGCTTCCCGCGGATGATATTGCAAATAAGCGAATAGAGCTTCAGGCCAACTTCAACAACGAGGTGCTGTCCGGTAAGAAGAAGATGGTTGAAGAGGCAAACTCTTTGAAGCAACGCCGCGCCGAATTGGTAAAAGGTCAGGAAGACGCTCGTAGCTGGATTGATGAGGTTCTTTCCAATGTCAATGATGAAATGGCGAAGTTATCCACCCTCCAGGCCGAATTATCCCAGCTGGAAGAGCAGGAAAGAAACAAAGGCACCTTCGACATCAATACCGCTGTAGAGGCAAAGCTAAATCTCAATGGAGACTACCTAAACCTGAAAGATGAGATTACCTCACTCGAAGAAGAAATTAAAGCCGATACGGCGGCATTAGGTACCACTCAGGACCTCACAGCCGAAAAAGAAGAGAAGGCTCGCTTACAGGTAGAAATATTCGACCTCAGTAAAAAGTTGGCGCTTCGTGATACAATAGCCAAGGCTACTGCAAGAGTGGAAGAACTCAAAAAGGACGAGGAAGCAACGGCACAGGAGATAGCCAATATCGAGCGTCAGGAGTTTGAAGTCGATTCTTATTCCCGCGCAAAGATGGATATCCTTGAAAACCGTGTAAACGGCAAGTTCAAATATGTATCCTTCCGCTTATTCGATCGCCAGGTAAATGGTGGTGAGGCTGATACCTGCGTTTGCGAATACAAAGGCGTTCCGTATCCAACTTTAAACACCGCCGCCAAGATGATGGCAGGCCTCGACGTGATCAACACCTTCTCCAGTCATTACCAAGTGTTTGCTCCGGTGTTCTGCGACAACCGCGAGTCGGTAACAATCATTCCAGAGATAGAATCTCAGACAATCTCATTATTTGTTTCACCCGCCGATCAGTCTATCAGGATTGAGGCAGCATAA
- a CDS encoding DEAD/DEAH box helicase: MEQSPTHIIAEKKEWFEVKFPYRRIMVDLIKHHFPTRRFDPVSKTFRINKAHRNELVAFAQKHKFHFVDTDTQLQNWKDFPALPQLQLNELDYIKRKLFPFQGEGVAFQLDRKGAMCGDDMGLGKTTQSIATVSIANAFPSLVICPSSLKLNWQEEWQIVAGKRSVIMDDSIRRTWGNIWSQMNIGVFICNYEGLRKYFIDSVVTDKNGNIVKIVVNERAKMFKSIIIDEAHRIKDHSTQQSKYAEAIAQHPEYKLLLSGTFVVNDPKDLLVPLRITGALKSEFGGQKNFLDTFYPGGRAQNLPELAYRLRKSCFYMRMKKDVLKDLPDKTRQVIHCELSNRKEYEKAERNFMQFLEESGKTSEQITNAMRAEALVQIGVLKKLSGKGKIDALLEYAQEIISAGKKVIIFCWHIEMVALVAESIKGAVRLTGEESIEARQENKNRFQKDPQVPAIVLNFQAGAVGHTLTAASTVLFLEFGWNPMHHDQAEDRAYRIGVKDNVHCVYFAGSNTIDNHIYGIIEKKREIVQAISAGGDDIQTSVLDDLINIYKK; this comes from the coding sequence ATGGAACAGTCACCGACACATATAATCGCAGAAAAGAAGGAATGGTTTGAAGTCAAATTCCCTTATCGCAGGATCATGGTTGATCTTATAAAGCATCACTTTCCTACAAGGAGATTCGACCCGGTAAGCAAAACCTTCAGAATAAATAAGGCACATAGAAATGAGCTGGTTGCTTTTGCTCAAAAGCATAAGTTTCATTTTGTTGATACTGACACTCAGCTTCAGAACTGGAAAGATTTCCCTGCCTTACCTCAGCTGCAGTTAAACGAACTGGATTATATCAAGCGTAAGTTGTTCCCCTTCCAGGGAGAAGGTGTTGCTTTTCAGCTGGACAGGAAAGGAGCAATGTGTGGTGACGACATGGGCCTTGGTAAGACAACCCAGTCAATTGCTACTGTATCCATTGCAAACGCATTCCCCAGCCTGGTGATCTGCCCATCTTCATTGAAGTTGAACTGGCAGGAAGAGTGGCAGATAGTTGCTGGTAAAAGATCTGTTATTATGGATGATTCTATAAGGAGGACCTGGGGGAATATTTGGAGCCAGATGAATATCGGTGTATTCATCTGTAATTACGAGGGTCTGAGAAAGTACTTCATTGATTCTGTTGTTACTGACAAGAATGGAAACATTGTAAAGATCGTAGTCAATGAAAGGGCGAAGATGTTCAAATCCATCATCATTGACGAAGCTCATCGCATCAAGGACCATTCTACCCAACAAAGCAAGTATGCCGAAGCTATCGCCCAGCATCCGGAATACAAACTCCTGCTTTCTGGAACCTTTGTTGTAAACGATCCGAAGGATCTGCTGGTACCGCTTAGGATTACCGGCGCCTTGAAATCAGAATTCGGCGGGCAGAAGAACTTCCTGGATACATTCTATCCTGGTGGACGCGCTCAGAACCTTCCTGAACTGGCTTACCGGCTGCGTAAATCATGCTTTTACATGCGGATGAAGAAGGATGTACTGAAGGATTTGCCAGACAAAACAAGGCAAGTAATACACTGTGAGCTATCTAATCGAAAGGAATATGAAAAGGCGGAGCGCAACTTCATGCAATTCCTGGAAGAATCCGGCAAGACATCTGAACAGATTACTAATGCCATGAGGGCAGAAGCACTGGTTCAAATTGGTGTTTTGAAAAAGCTATCTGGTAAGGGTAAGATTGATGCGCTACTGGAATATGCACAAGAAATCATTTCTGCCGGAAAAAAGGTAATCATCTTTTGCTGGCACATCGAGATGGTCGCATTGGTGGCAGAGTCTATTAAAGGTGCCGTGAGACTTACTGGTGAAGAATCCATAGAAGCCAGGCAGGAAAATAAGAACCGTTTTCAAAAGGATCCGCAGGTACCTGCAATCGTTCTCAACTTCCAGGCAGGGGCAGTAGGTCACACACTTACAGCAGCATCTACAGTTCTATTCCTTGAATTCGGCTGGAACCCGATGCATCATGATCAGGCGGAGGACCGGGCCTACCGTATTGGCGTGAAGGATAATGTCCATTGCGTATACTTCGCCGGATCAAATACAATCGATAATCATATCTATGGAATCATTGAAAAGAAGAGAGAAATAGTACAGGCTATAAGCGCAGGAGGAGACGATATTCAAACGAGTGTGCTGGATGATTTGATCAACATTTATAAAAAGTAA
- a CDS encoding DUF4373 domain-containing protein — MARPAKIGLDYFPIDIDLDQDDKLGMIIGEYGSKGELLWIKLLGWIYKNEGYFAEWNEEVQLKFLRRYNYCGFSLSFVNEVVPRFIKWGLLNQTVFNTFHILTSERIQKTWLDATRKRKDRVLNENIWLLEINDGNPAEETQNKAECINKLKEIKEKEIKEELIVPEEAAPHPSPTENSSPPKDKLQEKQGKLVERQQKFYQELTVYLEQYKPEMLRAFYNHWSEPNRSKTKMKCELEETWDLKLRLIKWEKNDAKFNKGKNNSSDGQQGSQSSEEYQRKRKELEERTRRISSE; from the coding sequence ATGGCAAGGCCGGCAAAAATAGGACTGGATTATTTCCCAATTGATATCGACCTGGATCAGGATGACAAGCTCGGTATGATCATAGGTGAATATGGATCAAAGGGTGAATTATTATGGATAAAGCTATTAGGGTGGATTTATAAGAATGAAGGATACTTTGCTGAGTGGAATGAAGAAGTACAACTGAAGTTCTTGAGACGTTACAATTACTGTGGTTTCTCCTTGAGTTTCGTTAATGAGGTTGTACCGAGGTTTATTAAATGGGGGTTGTTAAATCAAACCGTGTTTAATACGTTTCACATTCTCACTTCAGAACGTATACAAAAGACCTGGCTGGATGCGACACGCAAGCGTAAGGATAGGGTACTAAACGAAAATATCTGGCTTTTAGAGATTAATGACGGCAATCCGGCGGAAGAAACTCAAAATAAGGCGGAATGTATCAACAAATTAAAGGAAATAAAAGAAAAGGAAATAAAAGAAGAATTGATTGTGCCGGAAGAGGCTGCGCCTCATCCTTCCCCCACCGAAAATTCTTCTCCTCCAAAAGATAAACTACAGGAAAAGCAGGGTAAGCTGGTGGAACGTCAGCAGAAGTTCTATCAGGAACTGACTGTATACCTGGAGCAGTATAAACCGGAAATGCTGCGCGCTTTTTACAACCACTGGTCGGAGCCGAATAGGTCTAAAACTAAGATGAAATGTGAATTGGAGGAGACCTGGGATCTGAAGCTAAGACTGATCAAGTGGGAAAAGAATGATGCAAAATTTAATAAAGGCAAAAACAATAGCAGTGATGGACAACAGGGATCTCAATCTTCGGAAGAGTACCAAAGGAAGCGGAAAGAGCTGGAAGAACGTACCAGACGTATATCGTCCGAATGA